The DNA window GCAGCTCCCGCGACGGCGCCGACGGGCGCCTCCGCCGGTACGCGACCGCGAAAGTACGTCTGGCTGTCCGACCCCGTGGCCACCACCAGCACGCGCGACGGCTCCGGGCGCTTATCGCCTGGAATCGGAGGCAGCGGCTCCCACACGTAGGTCATGCGGGTTCTGCCCTCCTCGCCACGGGCCGTGCCAATCCATGTCGCCGCCACCGATTCGCGCGGCGCATTGCCCTCCACCGCGCTGAGCGCCTGCTCGACCGCCGCGGGCGGCCTGGGCTTGGGCGGAGCGGCGGCCCTGGCGGCGTCTTCTGCGGTCGGCGCCCAGTAGCCCTTCCGGGCTCGCACCTGCAGGCCGGGTCGCTTCAGCCGGATGTCGATCTTGTGGAACTTGCCGTCTGGAGTCGTCAGTGAGGAGTTGTACCCCACCAGATAGTACGAGCTGGTGTCGCGGACAACCTGCGTGAGGCCCGCTGCCAGATCGTTGCGATTGACGATGGCCCGGCCATCGGTGTCGTTGGCGAGCCCCTGCAGAGTGCTCTGCGACTGCCGGAGCGTATTGAGATCCTGACGCTGGTCGACGTTCTCGTTGATGCCGTACTCGGTGACGGCCAGTCCACGCGGATCCAGCGCGTACACCGCCGTATTGTTGCGGTTCGCCGTGTCGGCGATGTCCCTGAGTTCCCGCTGGATATCGAGATCCGCCTGGAACTGCGCGCGGTCGTCGCTGAGGGAACCGCCTGGCGGAGCGGCCGCGCCAGGGAACCCCGCCATCGGCCCGCTCACCTGTGCCGGCTGGATCCCCACGAACCCCTCACTGACCAGAATCACGGCCTTCCGGCCTTCCCGCAGCGATCCCAGCCGGACTGGCAGCCCCTCGAGCGCCGAGAGCGTCACCTGGTTGCGCAGCGTCTCGATGATCTGCGGCGGGTAGAACACATACTCCCGTTCGAACGCATTGCGGGGACTGTAATCGAACTTTCTGCCTTCGAATGACCGGATAGCCTGCACCAGGACGTTGCGATCGCGCGTGAAGGACAGCGCGGTGACCGGCGTCAGGGGGTACATGATCGCCACCATGTCGAGCGGCCCCAGTTGCGTCGTCACAAACTGCACAAGCGTGTCCCGGATGCGGAGGGAGTTCTGCAATCGTACGTGGTAGTCGTCAAGAAAGATGACGAACAATCGCACGTCTTCGCGGGCTGCTTCCGCCTCCTCGTCGTACATCGACCGAATCGGCCGCGCGGGTTCCGCTCCCGGCCCTGGAGTTCCATTCGAATTGACCAGCCGAAACAGATCGATCGTCTGCGGTCTTCCGTCTTCGAGCACCTCAAAATCCGACTGCGCAAGATCGGTTACCGCGTTGCCCTGCCGGTCGGTCACGATAATGTCGACACGAACGACATTGACGCCGGCGCGGAACACGGGCGCCTGGCCCTTCTGTGATGGCGGGGCCTGGGCCGGCGTCTGCGGTTTTGAGCTTTGAGCATCGCCACAAGGCGGGAAGCAGCGTCGGTCGGATGCAGACCGACTTTCACCACGGGCTGCTAGACTCAGCGCAAGTCCGACGACGATCACCAGCCCACCTCTGCCGGCAGCGTCGAGGAACCTGCTCATGGTTCGATGATAACATTAGCGTTCTTTACAGGAGACGCCATTGTCCAACGATACTGCCATCCCCGCTCTGACCCAGCTCGCCGAAGACGAAGTGCTGCTGCGCGACAGCGTGGCCGAATTCGCCGACGCCCAGATCCGGCCGCTCGTCCGCGACATGGACGAACACGCGAAATTACCGAAGACGCTGCTCACGCAGTTGTTCGACCTCGGCGTGATGGGCATTGAAATCCCTGAGCAGTACGGCGGCGGGGGCGCGAAGTTCTTCCACGCCGTTCTCGCGGTCGAGGCGCTATCGGCGGTCGACCCGTCGGTAGGCGTGCTGGTCGACGTTCAGAACACACTCGTCATCAACGCCGTCCTCCGCTGGGGATCGGACGACGTGAAGGCGCGGTTCCTGCCGAGGCTGGCCAGCGACACCATTGGCGCCTACGCCTTGTCGGAGGCCGGGTCCGGAAGCGACGCGTTCGCCATGGCCGCCCGGGGCGTGGCCGACGGCGACGATTTCGTGATCGACGGCCGCAAGCTCTGGATCACCAACGGGAACGAAGCCGACATCTTCATCGTGTTCGCCAACGTCAATCCGGCCGCCGGCTATCGCGGCATCACGGCCTTCATCGTCGAGCGGGGCATGGCCGGCTTCTCGGTCGGCAAGAAGGAGGACAAGCTCGGCATCCGCGCCAGCAGCACCTGCGAACTGATCCTCGAAGGCTGCCGCGTGCCGAAGGCGAACATCCTCGGCGAGATCGGGAAAGGGTACAAGGTGGCGATCGAGACGCTGAACGAGGGGCGCATCGGCATCGGGGCGCAGATGATTGGCCTGGCCAGCGGTGCCCTCGGACACGCGATCCGCTACACGAAGGAACGGAAGCAGTTCGGCAAGGCGATCGCCGACTTCCAGCTGGTCCAGGCGCAGCTGGCGCGCGCCGCCACCGAGATCGAGGCGGCACGGCTGCTCGTCTACAACGCGGCGAGGCTGCGCGACGCCGGCAAGCCGTTCCTGACCGAAGCGGCCATGTGCAAGATCTTCTCGTCGGAGGTCGCCGAACGCGTCACCTCGCTGGCGATCAATCTTTATGGCGGGTACGGCTTCGTGAAGGACTACCCGGTGGAAAAACTCTGGCGCGACGCGAAGATCGGTCAGATCTACGAGGGCACGTCGAATCTGCAACTGGTGACGATCGCAAAGCAGATACTGGGGTAGGGATTTTCGCCTTCGCCCTGAGTTTGTCGAAGGGCTTCGGCGGACGAGCGGGATTCGGGAGTTCAGACAGTCGCACCTGACACTGCGTGACCACGACCCAATTATCACGCGACGATCGACCTACCGGGCACGGGCGCGGGGAGCGCCGCGAATGGGTTCGCCGGACCTACCTGAGAGTGGCCGGGATCCCCATCGAGTACGATCTCCGCCCCTATCGCAGGCAATTGGCGCGCATCGACGGGGTCGACGTGTCGCAACTCGCCGACGATCAGCTCCGTGCGCAATTCGACGTCGCGAGGCGGCGGGCGCTTGACGGCGAAGAACCCGGCGATCTGCTCCCGCACGTCTACGCTCTGACACGCGAAGTCTGCTCGCGCGTGCTGGGTTTTCGTCCGTTCGACGTACAGGTGATGGCAGCGATCGCCCTCCACCAGGGCAAACTGGCGCAACTGGCCACCGGAGAAGGCAAGACGCTAGTCGCCGTCCTGCCCGTCGTGCTCAACGCACTCACCGGCCGCGGCGTGCACATCCTCACAGCCAACGACTACCTGGCCCGCCGCGACGCCGCGTGGATGGGCGCCGCGTACCGCTTCCTGGGACTTTCGGTGGCGTCGGTAACGCATGGCCTGAGTCGAGAAGAACGCAGGGCGGCGTACGCAGCGGACATCACCTACGTGACCGCCAAGGAGGCCGGCTTCGACTTCCTCCGCGATCACATCGTCACGGACCCGGTGCACCCGGTACAGCGCCCGTTCCACTACGTGATTGTCGACGAGGCGGATTTTATCCTGGTCGATGAGGCCCGGGTCCCGCTTGTGATTGCCGGTGAGACCGCCTCTCCCGACGTCGACCACCGCATGCTGGCGGAGATGGTGCGGCAACTGCGGGCGGGGGTGGACTACCGGATTGACGAACACGAGCGGAACGTGGCCATCACGGACGCCGGTTTCCGGCACATCCAGAAACGGCTGAGATGCGAACCGCTGCATGAACCAAGCCAGCATCTGCTGCTCTCTGCAATCCACGTCGCCCTTCATGCGGAGGCCCTGCTTCATCGCGACCGCGACTACATTGTCCGGGGCGGGCGCGTTGAACTGGTGGACGAATTCACCGGGCGGGTGGCCGACAACCGGCGCTGGCCGCATGGCATCCAGCCAGCGGTCGAGGCCAAGGAAGGCGTCGAGGTTCGCACCGAAGGCACGATTCTCGGATCGATACCGATCCAGCACTTTGTCAGGCTCTGGCCGAGGATCGCCGGCATGACGGCCACGGCTGTCCCATCCGCGATTGAATTCAAGGAGTTCTACAACCTGACGACGGTGGTGTTCCCGCCCAACCGTCCGTGCAGGCGCGTCGACGAACCGGATGTCGTGTTCTCACACGTCCAGGCCAAGATGGCTGCGCTGGTTGACGAAATCATGCGCACCCACGCCACGGGCCGCCCTGTTCTGGTCGGCACGGCAAGCGTTTCAGAATCGGAGGCACTCGCTGGCTCGCTGCGCAGAGGACGGATCAAGTGCCGCGTCCTCAACGCCAGGCACGATGCGCGCGAAGCGCTGATCGTTGCCCGCGCCGGCATGCCCGGGGCGGTCACGATCTGGACGAACATGGCCGGGCGAGGCACTGACATCGTCCTTGGCGGGGGCGACGAGACGCTGCGCGACGAGGTCGCTCAACTGGGCGGCTTGTACGTGATCGGCACGAACCGCCACGAGAGCCGTCGGATCGACGATCAACTGCGCGGACGCGCCGGGCGCCAGGGCGACCCGGGCAGCTCCCGGTTCTTCATCAGCCTCGAAGACGATCTGATCCGCCGTTACGGTGTGATCCGGCAGATCCCGGCGCGACACAGGCCTTCGCGTCAGGAAGGATCGATCAACGATCTGATTGTCAGGCGCGAGATTGCCCGGGCCCAGCGCATCATCGAGGGCCAGACTTTCGAGATTCGCCGCACGCTGTGGCGGTACTCGGCCATGGTCGAGGAACAGCGCACGCAGATGTGCGAACGCCGGGAAGAATGGCTGCACGACGCGATTGAACCGAGG is part of the Acidobacteriota bacterium genome and encodes:
- a CDS encoding VWA domain-containing protein produces the protein MFRAGVNVVRVDIIVTDRQGNAVTDLAQSDFEVLEDGRPQTIDLFRLVNSNGTPGPGAEPARPIRSMYDEEAEAAREDVRLFVIFLDDYHVRLQNSLRIRDTLVQFVTTQLGPLDMVAIMYPLTPVTALSFTRDRNVLVQAIRSFEGRKFDYSPRNAFEREYVFYPPQIIETLRNQVTLSALEGLPVRLGSLREGRKAVILVSEGFVGIQPAQVSGPMAGFPGAAAPPGGSLSDDRAQFQADLDIQRELRDIADTANRNNTAVYALDPRGLAVTEYGINENVDQRQDLNTLRQSQSTLQGLANDTDGRAIVNRNDLAAGLTQVVRDTSSYYLVGYNSSLTTPDGKFHKIDIRLKRPGLQVRARKGYWAPTAEDAARAAAPPKPRPPAAVEQALSAVEGNAPRESVAATWIGTARGEEGRTRMTYVWEPLPPIPGDKRPEPSRVLVVATGSDSQTYFRGRVPAEAPVGAVAGAAAPPDAAPVAGVREPSKISFDVRPGKMQLRTSIENAAGQVIDATEQDLTIPDFSAQKVALSTPLVFCARTVRQMQSLLRDPDPTPTALRQFRRTDRLLIRFSAYAPRLAAPIVTVRLLNRVGQKMSDLGLKAPDAAGEFYSVDLPLSGLSPGEYLIEVMAAGDGGEATQLIAMRVVS
- a CDS encoding acyl-CoA dehydrogenase — translated: MSNDTAIPALTQLAEDEVLLRDSVAEFADAQIRPLVRDMDEHAKLPKTLLTQLFDLGVMGIEIPEQYGGGGAKFFHAVLAVEALSAVDPSVGVLVDVQNTLVINAVLRWGSDDVKARFLPRLASDTIGAYALSEAGSGSDAFAMAARGVADGDDFVIDGRKLWITNGNEADIFIVFANVNPAAGYRGITAFIVERGMAGFSVGKKEDKLGIRASSTCELILEGCRVPKANILGEIGKGYKVAIETLNEGRIGIGAQMIGLASGALGHAIRYTKERKQFGKAIADFQLVQAQLARAATEIEAARLLVYNAARLRDAGKPFLTEAAMCKIFSSEVAERVTSLAINLYGGYGFVKDYPVEKLWRDAKIGQIYEGTSNLQLVTIAKQILG
- the secA2 gene encoding accessory Sec system translocase SecA2, coding for MTTTQLSRDDRPTGHGRGERREWVRRTYLRVAGIPIEYDLRPYRRQLARIDGVDVSQLADDQLRAQFDVARRRALDGEEPGDLLPHVYALTREVCSRVLGFRPFDVQVMAAIALHQGKLAQLATGEGKTLVAVLPVVLNALTGRGVHILTANDYLARRDAAWMGAAYRFLGLSVASVTHGLSREERRAAYAADITYVTAKEAGFDFLRDHIVTDPVHPVQRPFHYVIVDEADFILVDEARVPLVIAGETASPDVDHRMLAEMVRQLRAGVDYRIDEHERNVAITDAGFRHIQKRLRCEPLHEPSQHLLLSAIHVALHAEALLHRDRDYIVRGGRVELVDEFTGRVADNRRWPHGIQPAVEAKEGVEVRTEGTILGSIPIQHFVRLWPRIAGMTATAVPSAIEFKEFYNLTTVVFPPNRPCRRVDEPDVVFSHVQAKMAALVDEIMRTHATGRPVLVGTASVSESEALAGSLRRGRIKCRVLNARHDAREALIVARAGMPGAVTIWTNMAGRGTDIVLGGGDETLRDEVAQLGGLYVIGTNRHESRRIDDQLRGRAGRQGDPGSSRFFISLEDDLIRRYGVIRQIPARHRPSRQEGSINDLIVRREIARAQRIIEGQTFEIRRTLWRYSAMVEEQRTQMCERREEWLHDAIEPRACVDGAPDRYAELERAVGAAELRRVENRLTLILLDRRWSAHLALIEEIREGIHLQRYGGRDPLAEFQRQIIDAYAAMMEGLRDEVVETFRRLSAESGTIDLDRAGLRGPTSTWTYLINDNPFSSFGLSLIAQGNFGVSLATGFLALMYWPFTLVAVTAVFVRRWLGRHSGSRNGETEGRDSSASVSRFGGPP